One genomic segment of Peribacillus sp. FSL H8-0477 includes these proteins:
- a CDS encoding chemotaxis protein CheC: MSTFQLSVLQEIGNIGSGNAATALSTLLQRKIDMKVPSVRVLSFEEMMEAAGGSEMVAASVFLRLEGEAPGSMFFILPLKQAEFFIHEVTDEVNFSFTNPPYSEIALSALQEVGNILSGSYLSALSDFTGLTLLPSVPSLSIDMVGATISYGLIELSQTGDLAILIDTVLTESGTNEAIQGHFFLLPDPDSLDIMFTSLGVSGNE, translated from the coding sequence ATGTCAACATTTCAACTTAGTGTTCTTCAAGAAATTGGGAATATAGGCTCTGGAAATGCCGCGACAGCCCTCTCAACATTACTTCAAAGAAAAATAGATATGAAGGTACCAAGTGTAAGGGTCTTATCTTTCGAGGAAATGATGGAGGCTGCTGGTGGTTCGGAAATGGTGGCTGCCAGTGTCTTTCTTCGTCTCGAGGGAGAAGCACCGGGAAGTATGTTTTTTATCTTGCCCTTGAAGCAGGCAGAATTTTTTATTCACGAAGTAACAGATGAAGTGAACTTTAGTTTTACTAATCCTCCCTACTCCGAAATTGCCTTATCAGCTTTGCAGGAAGTGGGGAATATTCTATCTGGTTCCTATCTTTCAGCTCTTTCTGATTTCACGGGTCTTACCTTATTGCCATCGGTTCCTTCATTAAGTATTGATATGGTAGGGGCCACTATTAGTTACGGATTGATTGAACTTTCCCAGACGGGTGACTTGGCTATTTTGATCGATACTGTTCTAACTGAATCTGGTACTAACGAGGCTATACAGGGTCATTTTTTTCTGCTGCCCGATCCAGATTCGCTGGACATTATGTTTACTTCCTTAGGGGTATCCGGCAATGAGTGA
- a CDS encoding chemotaxis protein CheD, whose amino-acid sequence MSEVPTVIRVGIADMNLVTSPDIIRTCGLGSCVGVVIYDSVKKHAGLVHVMLPDSSLSRAGQLNVAKFADTAIVEMVKRLQEKGSRISSLKAKIAGGAQMFQFSTGDLMRIGPRNVEAVKGQLLALGIPILAEDTGGNSGRTIDFNPVTCFLTIKTVNKRTKDI is encoded by the coding sequence ATGAGTGAGGTGCCGACAGTGATTAGAGTAGGTATTGCAGATATGAACCTCGTCACCTCACCGGATATCATCAGAACATGCGGTCTGGGCTCATGTGTGGGGGTAGTTATTTATGATTCAGTCAAAAAACATGCCGGACTTGTGCACGTTATGCTTCCAGATTCATCGTTATCAAGAGCTGGTCAGCTTAACGTGGCGAAATTTGCTGACACAGCCATAGTAGAGATGGTAAAAAGATTGCAGGAAAAAGGATCGCGGATTAGCTCTCTAAAAGCAAAAATAGCAGGGGGAGCACAGATGTTTCAGTTCTCAACAGGTGACTTAATGCGTATCGGTCCGCGTAATGTGGAAGCCGTTAAAGGACAATTACTTGCACTTGGAATCCCAATTCTTGCTGAAGATACAGGCGGAAACAGTGGGCGGACGATTGATTTTAATCCAGTAACATGTTTTCTTACGATTAAAACAGTAAATAAGAGAACAAAAGATATTTGA
- a CDS encoding FliA/WhiG family RNA polymerase sigma factor, with amino-acid sequence MSQLTSGEEQLYWKNWIDCRDSQAGDILVRKYMPLVSYHVQRISVTLPKNVSRDDIRSLGLMGLFDALERFDPTRDLKFDTYASFRIRGAIYDGLRKEDWLPRSAREKAKKIEAAVEKLEQQHMRNISPKEIAQTLDISEEEVYSSMNEHFFANVLSMDESPQENEEKETGFHIKDTKAILPDEQLEKKELYQELAKIIETLNEKEQLVLQLFYKEELTLTEIGQVMGLSTSRISQIHSKSIFKLRIIMKNHEKKEDKNQR; translated from the coding sequence ATGTCTCAACTGACTTCCGGAGAAGAGCAGTTATATTGGAAAAATTGGATCGACTGCCGTGATTCCCAAGCAGGTGACATTTTGGTGAGGAAGTATATGCCTCTTGTATCCTACCATGTTCAGAGGATTTCTGTTACCTTGCCAAAAAACGTTAGCCGGGATGATATCAGAAGCTTAGGGTTAATGGGGCTATTTGATGCCTTAGAGCGATTCGACCCGACCAGGGATTTAAAATTTGATACGTATGCGTCCTTCCGAATCCGTGGAGCGATTTATGACGGACTGCGAAAAGAAGACTGGCTTCCTCGCAGTGCGAGAGAAAAAGCAAAGAAAATAGAGGCAGCAGTTGAAAAGTTAGAGCAGCAGCATATGCGTAACATTTCACCTAAGGAAATTGCTCAAACGTTAGATATCTCTGAAGAAGAAGTATATAGTTCAATGAATGAACACTTTTTTGCCAATGTCCTTTCTATGGACGAAAGTCCGCAGGAAAACGAAGAAAAAGAGACGGGTTTTCATATCAAAGACACGAAAGCAATTCTTCCTGACGAACAGTTGGAAAAAAAGGAATTATATCAAGAACTGGCTAAAATAATTGAAACGTTAAATGAGAAGGAACAACTCGTCCTTCAATTGTTTTATAAGGAAGAATTAACTTTAACTGAAATCGGTCAAGTCATGGGGCTATCTACCTCAAGAATTTCACAGATTCATTCTAAGTCCATTTTTAAACTGCGAATTATTATGAAAAATCATGAAAAAAAGGAAGATAAAAACCAAAGATAA
- the rpsB gene encoding 30S ribosomal protein S2: protein MSVISMKQLLEAGVHFGHQTRRWNPKMKKYIFTERNGIYIIDLQKTVKMVDVAYNFVKDIAANGGTVLFVGTKKQAQESVKDEAIRSGMFYVNQRWLGGTLTNFETIQKRIKRLKDIEKMEENGTFEVLPKKEVIQLKKELERLEKFLGGIKDMKGIPDAIFVIDPRKERIAVAEAHKLNIPLVGIVDTNCDPDEIDVIIPANDDAIRAVKLLTGKMADAILEAKQGEETAAETTTA from the coding sequence ATGTCAGTAATTTCTATGAAACAATTGCTTGAAGCTGGAGTACACTTCGGTCACCAAACACGTCGTTGGAACCCAAAAATGAAGAAATATATCTTCACTGAGCGTAACGGCATTTACATTATCGATCTTCAAAAAACTGTGAAGATGGTTGATGTAGCTTATAACTTCGTTAAAGATATCGCTGCTAACGGAGGAACTGTTCTTTTCGTTGGTACTAAAAAGCAAGCTCAAGAATCTGTTAAAGATGAAGCTATCCGTTCTGGTATGTTCTATGTTAACCAACGTTGGTTGGGCGGAACGCTTACAAACTTTGAAACAATTCAAAAGCGTATTAAGCGTCTTAAAGATATCGAAAAAATGGAAGAGAACGGAACGTTTGAAGTTCTTCCTAAAAAAGAAGTTATTCAACTTAAAAAAGAATTAGAACGCCTTGAAAAATTCTTAGGCGGAATTAAAGATATGAAGGGCATTCCTGATGCTATTTTCGTTATCGATCCTCGTAAAGAGCGTATTGCTGTAGCAGAAGCACATAAATTGAACATTCCACTTGTTGGTATTGTTGATACTAACTGTGATCCGGATGAAATTGATGTAATCATTCCTGCGAATGATGATGCAATCCGTGCAGTTAAGCTTTTGACTGGTAAAATGGCTGATGCGATTTTAGAAGCTAAACAAGGTGAAGAAACAGCAGCAGAAACAACTACTGCTTAA
- the tsf gene encoding translation elongation factor Ts, whose product MAISAQLVKELREKTGAGMMDCKKALVETDGDMEKAIDFLREKGIAKAANKGDRIAAEGLTSILVKGNEAVILEVNSETDFVAKNEGFQTLVKELAEFLLAEKPASVEAALEYTLANGAKVNDHINAAVAKIGEKLTLRRFVVMTKTDSDSFGAYLHMGGRISVLSVIEGSTDEEAAKDVSMHIAAIKPSYVSRDQVDASELEREREVLTQQALNEGKPEKIVAKMVEGRINKFYEEICVNEQAFVKNPDVKVGAFVESKGGKIREFVRFEVGEGIEKRQENFAEEVMNQVKKD is encoded by the coding sequence ATGGCTATTTCAGCTCAGTTAGTAAAAGAACTTCGTGAAAAAACAGGTGCAGGGATGATGGACTGCAAAAAAGCATTAGTAGAAACAGATGGAGATATGGAAAAAGCAATTGATTTCCTTCGTGAAAAAGGAATTGCTAAAGCAGCAAATAAAGGAGATCGTATCGCTGCTGAAGGATTAACTTCTATTCTTGTTAAAGGAAACGAAGCAGTTATCCTTGAAGTGAATTCTGAAACTGACTTTGTTGCTAAAAACGAAGGCTTCCAAACGCTTGTTAAAGAGCTTGCTGAATTCCTTCTTGCAGAAAAACCTGCAAGTGTTGAAGCAGCACTTGAGTACACATTAGCGAATGGTGCAAAAGTAAATGACCACATCAATGCAGCTGTTGCAAAAATTGGTGAAAAATTAACGCTTCGTCGTTTTGTAGTTATGACAAAAACAGACAGTGATTCATTCGGCGCATACCTTCATATGGGCGGAAGAATCAGTGTGTTATCTGTTATTGAAGGTTCAACAGATGAAGAGGCAGCTAAAGACGTTTCAATGCACATCGCTGCTATTAAACCATCTTATGTATCACGTGACCAAGTGGATGCAAGTGAACTTGAGCGTGAGCGTGAAGTGTTGACACAACAGGCGTTAAACGAAGGAAAACCAGAGAAAATTGTTGCTAAAATGGTTGAAGGCCGCATTAACAAATTCTATGAAGAAATTTGTGTTAACGAACAAGCATTCGTTAAAAACCCTGATGTAAAAGTTGGCGCATTCGTTGAATCTAAAGGCGGAAAAATCCGTGAATTCGTACGTTTTGAAGTTGGCGAAGGAATCGAAAAACGCCAAGAAAACTTTGCAGAAGAAGTTATGAACCAAGTTAAAAAGGACTAA
- the pyrH gene encoding UMP kinase — translation MSSKYKRVVLKLSGEALAGEEGFGINPSVIKSIAQQVKEIAELDVEVAVVVGGGNIWRGKIGSEMGMDRANADYMGMLATVMNSLALQDSLDQLGVETRVQTSIEMRQVAEPYIRRRAIRHLEKKRVVIFAAGTGNPYFSTDTTAALRAAEIEADVILMAKNNVDGVYSADPVKDKNAVKYDELSYLDVLKEGLEVMDSTASSLCMDNDIPLIVFSLMEEGNIKRVVLGETIGTIVRGK, via the coding sequence ATGAGCTCTAAATATAAACGTGTCGTATTAAAACTAAGCGGTGAAGCACTTGCCGGTGAAGAAGGTTTTGGAATCAATCCTTCTGTCATTAAATCAATTGCACAACAAGTCAAAGAAATTGCAGAATTAGATGTAGAGGTTGCTGTTGTCGTAGGCGGCGGAAATATTTGGCGCGGAAAAATCGGCAGTGAAATGGGAATGGACCGGGCTAATGCTGATTATATGGGCATGCTGGCGACAGTCATGAACTCACTCGCTCTGCAAGACAGCCTAGACCAGCTTGGTGTTGAAACACGCGTTCAAACTTCTATCGAAATGAGACAGGTAGCAGAACCTTATATTAGACGCCGGGCTATAAGACATCTTGAAAAAAAGCGAGTGGTTATATTCGCTGCCGGAACTGGTAATCCTTACTTCTCTACAGATACAACTGCCGCTCTTCGCGCAGCTGAAATTGAAGCCGATGTTATTTTAATGGCTAAAAACAATGTTGATGGTGTTTACAGCGCTGATCCAGTTAAAGATAAGAATGCAGTTAAATACGATGAGCTTTCTTATCTAGATGTATTAAAAGAAGGTCTTGAAGTGATGGATTCTACTGCATCTTCACTTTGTATGGACAATGATATCCCATTAATCGTGTTTTCACTCATGGAAGAGGGAAATATTAAACGTGTCGTTCTAGGTGAAACTATAGGAACGATCGTAAGGGGGAAATAA
- the frr gene encoding ribosome recycling factor: MPKQIIANTKTKMEKAIGAYTRELATIRTGRANASLLDRISVDYYGAPTPINQVAGVSVPEARLLVIQPYDKTILGDIEKAILKSDLGLNPSNDGSIIRIGIPALTEERRKDLVKVARKESEEAKIAIRNVRRDANDDLKKLEKSSQITEDELRTYSEEVQKMTDSHISKIDDITKDKEKEIMDV; the protein is encoded by the coding sequence ATGCCAAAACAAATAATTGCCAACACTAAAACAAAAATGGAAAAAGCGATTGGAGCTTATACTCGTGAGTTAGCTACGATCCGTACTGGCCGTGCGAATGCTTCTCTTCTTGATAGAATCAGCGTGGATTATTATGGTGCACCAACTCCGATTAACCAAGTTGCTGGGGTATCTGTTCCAGAAGCCCGACTTTTGGTCATTCAGCCATATGATAAGACGATCTTAGGCGATATTGAAAAAGCCATTCTTAAATCTGATTTAGGGTTAAATCCTTCTAATGATGGATCGATTATCCGTATTGGAATTCCTGCTTTAACTGAAGAGCGTCGTAAAGATTTAGTTAAAGTGGCGCGTAAAGAATCAGAAGAAGCAAAAATTGCGATTAGAAATGTACGTCGTGATGCCAATGATGATCTTAAAAAGCTTGAAAAAAGCAGCCAAATTACTGAAGATGAGTTGAGAACATATTCAGAAGAAGTACAAAAAATGACAGATAGTCATATCAGTAAAATTGATGACATCACGAAAGATAAAGAAAAAGAAATTATGGACGTGTAA
- a CDS encoding isoprenyl transferase — MYSLWKRWCKKDASSALDQRIMDIKKCEVPQHIAIIMDGNGRWAKKRALPRIAGHHEGMKTVKKVTKLANQLGVKVLSVYAFSTENWKRPKTEVDFLMKLPQEFLGTFLPELISENVRVEMIGDKDSLPAHTIAAVEKAMEETKDNTGMILNFALNYGSRAEILAAVNKAAQDIKSGGIESDITEEVFNRYLMTDKLSDPDLLIRTSGEIRLSNFMLWQLAYSELWFTDVLWPDFKDEHLVEAIEVYQKRSRRFGGV, encoded by the coding sequence ATGTATTCACTATGGAAGCGTTGGTGTAAAAAGGATGCTTCTTCTGCTTTAGACCAAAGAATTATGGATATAAAAAAATGCGAAGTGCCGCAGCATATAGCCATTATTATGGATGGTAATGGTCGTTGGGCGAAGAAACGAGCACTTCCGAGAATTGCTGGACATCACGAAGGCATGAAAACTGTAAAAAAAGTGACGAAGCTCGCCAATCAATTAGGTGTAAAAGTCCTAAGTGTTTATGCGTTTTCTACTGAAAATTGGAAACGACCAAAAACTGAAGTAGACTTTTTAATGAAATTACCCCAAGAATTTCTCGGAACGTTTCTTCCAGAGCTTATTTCTGAAAACGTACGAGTGGAGATGATCGGTGATAAAGATTCACTTCCTGCTCATACAATTGCAGCTGTAGAGAAAGCAATGGAGGAGACCAAGGATAATACCGGTATGATACTCAATTTTGCGTTAAATTACGGAAGTCGGGCTGAAATACTTGCTGCGGTTAATAAGGCGGCACAGGACATTAAGTCTGGAGGCATCGAATCTGATATCACTGAAGAAGTGTTTAATCGTTATTTAATGACGGATAAATTATCAGATCCTGATTTATTAATCCGAACAAGCGGTGAAATCCGGTTAAGTAATTTTATGCTATGGCAGTTGGCTTATTCTGAACTCTGGTTTACAGATGTACTTTGGCCAGACTTTAAAGATGAGCACTTAGTAGAAGCGATTGAAGTATATCAAAAGCGTTCTCGCCGCTTTGGCGGTGTGTAG
- a CDS encoding phosphatidate cytidylyltransferase translates to MKQRIITAVIAAAVFLPIIIAGGLPLLALVYLMATIGLYELIRMKKTPLFSVPSVISFILLWILLLPADGEILNYLTSHGYDKSQMVLIGILLYLLASVITKNKFTFDDAGFMVISVLYVGMGFYYLFETREVGIMYIFLALFTIWATDSGAYFIGKAFGKNKLWPTISPNKTVEGFVGGIISALVVGVLFLLFTDMSAVKLLTMSIVIAIFGQLGDLVQSAYKRHYGVKDSGKILPGHGGILDRFDSLLFILPILHFLHFL, encoded by the coding sequence ATGAAACAACGAATTATCACGGCTGTTATAGCAGCAGCAGTATTTCTGCCAATTATCATAGCAGGCGGCCTGCCGCTTTTAGCTTTAGTGTATTTAATGGCCACTATCGGTTTATATGAATTAATCAGAATGAAAAAAACACCTTTATTTTCTGTTCCTTCGGTGATTTCCTTTATTCTATTATGGATCCTGCTTCTTCCTGCCGATGGTGAGATTCTCAACTATTTGACTTCTCATGGGTACGATAAGAGTCAAATGGTGTTAATAGGAATATTGCTGTATTTACTAGCTTCTGTTATTACGAAGAATAAATTTACGTTTGACGACGCAGGATTTATGGTGATTTCTGTCTTATATGTAGGTATGGGCTTTTATTATTTATTCGAGACACGTGAAGTGGGAATTATGTATATATTCCTTGCGCTCTTTACCATCTGGGCTACGGATTCCGGTGCGTATTTTATTGGGAAGGCGTTTGGGAAAAACAAACTTTGGCCGACAATTAGTCCTAATAAAACCGTTGAAGGTTTTGTAGGAGGAATTATCTCTGCTCTTGTGGTAGGTGTGCTGTTCTTATTATTTACGGACATGAGCGCTGTCAAATTGCTGACAATGAGTATTGTTATAGCTATTTTCGGACAATTGGGCGATCTTGTACAGTCCGCATATAAACGTCATTATGGGGTAAAGGATTCAGGGAAAATCCTTCCGGGTCACGGAGGCATACTTGATCGGTTCGACAGTTTACTTTTTATCCTGCCGATTCTGCATTTTTTACATTTTTTATAA
- the dxr gene encoding 1-deoxy-D-xylulose-5-phosphate reductoisomerase produces MKCISLLGATGSIGKQTAAVVREHPQDFKIVALSAGRNINLVREYILEFKPELVSVQEKSDYDQLKSEFSKEGIAFTYGDEGLVETAVYHRADVLVNAVIGSVGLFPTLEAIKAGKDIAIANKETLVTAGHLVMDAAKQAGISLLPVDSEHSAIFQALQGEQEKNIERLIITASGGSFRDRTREQLAGVTVEEALNHPNWSMGAKITIDSATMMNKGLEVIEAHWLFDLPYEKIDVLLHKESIIHSMVEFHDSSVMAQLGSPDMRVPIQYALTYPDRLPLASSNRLNLAKLGLLHFAEMDFNRYPCLRFAYEAGKIGGTMPTVMNAANEVAAAAFLDGKVTFLGIETLIEKAMNHHTVIAVPDLATIQEVDESTRQLVHTLVKER; encoded by the coding sequence TTGAAATGTATTAGTCTTTTAGGAGCAACAGGATCAATAGGGAAGCAAACGGCAGCAGTTGTCAGGGAGCATCCTCAAGATTTCAAGATTGTTGCTTTATCTGCCGGCAGAAATATTAATCTAGTAAGAGAATATATTCTTGAATTCAAGCCGGAGCTTGTTTCAGTCCAAGAAAAAAGTGATTATGATCAGTTAAAGAGTGAATTTTCAAAAGAGGGAATTGCCTTCACCTATGGTGATGAAGGATTAGTTGAAACGGCTGTATATCATCGAGCGGATGTACTTGTGAATGCAGTAATTGGCAGTGTTGGATTATTTCCAACTCTCGAAGCAATTAAAGCGGGAAAAGACATTGCCATAGCCAATAAAGAAACATTAGTAACGGCAGGTCATCTTGTGATGGATGCGGCTAAACAAGCTGGTATAAGCCTGCTTCCGGTTGATAGTGAGCATTCTGCAATCTTTCAAGCACTACAGGGTGAGCAGGAAAAAAACATTGAACGATTGATTATTACCGCTTCGGGGGGTAGTTTCAGAGATCGAACACGTGAACAGCTGGCTGGGGTCACGGTTGAAGAAGCCTTGAACCATCCGAATTGGTCAATGGGTGCAAAGATTACGATTGACTCAGCAACAATGATGAACAAGGGGCTTGAAGTCATAGAGGCTCATTGGTTGTTTGATTTGCCATATGAAAAAATTGATGTACTTCTACATAAAGAAAGCATTATTCACTCAATGGTTGAATTTCATGATTCCAGTGTGATGGCTCAGCTGGGCAGTCCAGATATGCGGGTTCCGATTCAGTATGCCTTAACCTATCCGGATCGTCTGCCTCTTGCTTCAAGCAACCGGCTGAATCTTGCGAAGCTTGGATTGCTTCATTTTGCAGAGATGGATTTTAATCGTTATCCATGTTTGCGTTTTGCTTATGAAGCAGGTAAAATAGGCGGCACGATGCCAACTGTGATGAATGCAGCGAACGAAGTAGCTGCGGCTGCTTTTCTTGATGGGAAGGTAACTTTCTTAGGGATAGAAACGCTGATTGAAAAGGCAATGAATCATCATACGGTGATAGCTGTACCAGATTTAGCAACCATTCAAGAAGTTGATGAAAGTACCCGTCAGTTGGTCCATACACTAGTAAAAGAGAGGTGA
- the rseP gene encoding RIP metalloprotease RseP → MLTVQTIVAFIVIFGSLVFFHELGHLVFAKRAGILCREFAIGFGPKVFTYKKNETVYTIRLLPLGGYVRMAGEDAENPELKPGYRVGLLFNPEGIVTKIVLDNKDKYPDLRVIEVEAADLEHKMMIQGYEEGEEETLQTFKIAEDAVVVSEGVENQIAPFERQFNSKSLGHRTMTIFAGPMMNFVLAFVIFVIIGLFQGVAVDEPRLGELTADGSAITSGLKNGDEIQSIDGNEVSSWQDVQEAIQKNPGKEIEFVVERGNKTEEILVVPQEVDREGEKVGVIGVYPPVEKSPINAFKYGFTETYFWTKQIFVILGSLITGGFSLDALSGPVGIYKSTEEVAKSGIFYLMKWAGLLSINLGIMNLLPLPALDGGRLLFFLVEFLRGKPIDRQKEGLVHFVGFALLMLLMILVTWNDIQRFFL, encoded by the coding sequence GTGCTGACCGTTCAAACAATAGTAGCCTTTATTGTGATCTTTGGGTCACTTGTCTTTTTTCATGAGCTTGGTCATTTAGTATTTGCAAAGCGAGCAGGAATACTCTGCCGTGAATTTGCTATAGGTTTTGGTCCTAAAGTATTTACTTACAAAAAAAACGAAACCGTGTATACCATCCGGTTACTCCCGCTTGGCGGTTATGTCCGTATGGCTGGAGAGGATGCCGAGAACCCAGAACTCAAACCAGGGTATCGGGTCGGTTTGCTATTTAATCCAGAAGGAATAGTTACAAAGATTGTCCTCGACAATAAGGACAAATACCCGGATTTACGGGTGATTGAAGTAGAGGCGGCCGATCTTGAACATAAAATGATGATTCAGGGTTATGAAGAAGGCGAAGAAGAGACGCTTCAAACGTTTAAAATCGCTGAAGATGCAGTGGTAGTGAGTGAGGGAGTAGAGAATCAAATTGCTCCATTTGAACGCCAATTTAACTCGAAGTCATTAGGCCACCGGACGATGACCATTTTTGCTGGTCCTATGATGAACTTTGTCTTAGCCTTTGTCATTTTTGTCATTATCGGTTTATTTCAAGGAGTGGCTGTGGATGAACCACGTCTTGGGGAGTTAACCGCAGACGGTTCAGCTATCACTTCTGGTTTGAAAAATGGTGATGAAATTCAAAGTATTGACGGCAATGAAGTTTCAAGCTGGCAGGATGTGCAGGAAGCCATCCAGAAAAATCCGGGTAAAGAAATTGAATTTGTTGTTGAGCGTGGGAATAAAACAGAAGAAATTTTAGTGGTTCCACAAGAAGTTGATCGTGAAGGAGAAAAGGTCGGTGTAATTGGAGTCTATCCTCCTGTAGAGAAGTCTCCTATTAATGCTTTCAAATATGGGTTTACAGAAACTTATTTTTGGACAAAGCAGATTTTTGTTATTCTTGGTTCTCTAATTACTGGAGGGTTCTCGCTTGATGCGTTATCCGGTCCGGTTGGCATTTATAAGTCAACGGAGGAAGTCGCTAAATCAGGAATCTTTTACTTAATGAAATGGGCAGGATTGCTAAGTATTAACCTAGGAATTATGAATCTACTCCCGCTGCCTGCACTTGATGGCGGAAGATTGCTGTTCTTCTTGGTAGAATTCTTACGAGGGAAACCGATTGATCGGCAAAAAGAAGGCCTTGTCCATTTTGTGGGCTTTGCTTTATTAATGCTCTTAATGATTTTGGTAACTTGGAACGATATTCAACGCTTTTTCCTCTAG
- a CDS encoding proline--tRNA ligase, with protein sequence MKQTMTLIPTLRETPADAEIKSHQLLLRAGFMRQNSSGVYSFMPLGIRVLQKIETIVREEMENAGAVEMLMPALQQAEFWQESGRWYSYGPELMRLKDRNNREFALGATHEEVITSLVRDEVKSYKRLPLTVYQIQTKFRDEKRPRFGLLRGREFIMKDAYSFHANQESLDEVYQRLFTAYTNIFTRCGVDFRAVIADSGAMGGKDTHEFMVLSEVGEDTIAYSDTSDYAANVEMAPVILTKERSTETEKPLEKIATPGQKTIEDVAAFLKVSQQQCIKTLLFKVDDKYVAVLVRGDHEVNDIKLKNFYDAGSVELASPAETQEILGCSVGSLGPVGLKEVEVLADQEVEFLVNAVTGANEEDFHYMNVNPNRDFEVSQYTDLRFIQEGDNSPDGQGTIKFAKGIEVGHVFKLGTRYSEAMNAVYLDENGRSQPMIMGCYGIGVSRTLAAVAEQFNDENGLLWPSNLAPYQVHLIPVNMKDDTQAAVAEELYQDLKTQGLAVLMDDRKERAGVKFADSDLIGLPVRVTVGKKAADGILEVKIRKTGEVLEVTKAELAETLKGLL encoded by the coding sequence ATGAAACAAACGATGACATTAATCCCAACTTTAAGAGAAACACCAGCAGATGCTGAAATAAAAAGCCACCAGCTTTTATTACGAGCAGGATTTATGAGGCAAAATTCAAGTGGTGTGTATAGCTTTATGCCGCTTGGAATACGAGTTCTTCAAAAAATAGAAACAATTGTTCGAGAAGAAATGGAAAATGCTGGAGCGGTAGAAATGCTAATGCCTGCTCTTCAACAAGCAGAATTCTGGCAGGAATCTGGCAGATGGTACTCATATGGACCGGAACTCATGAGATTGAAAGACCGAAACAATCGTGAGTTTGCGCTTGGTGCAACACATGAAGAAGTAATTACAAGTTTAGTACGTGATGAAGTAAAATCATATAAGCGTCTCCCGTTAACCGTTTACCAAATTCAAACGAAGTTCCGTGATGAAAAACGCCCTCGTTTTGGACTGCTGCGCGGACGTGAATTTATTATGAAGGATGCTTATTCGTTCCATGCTAATCAAGAAAGTCTGGATGAAGTGTACCAACGTTTATTCACAGCCTATACCAATATCTTTACCCGTTGTGGAGTAGATTTTAGAGCTGTAATTGCCGATTCCGGTGCTATGGGTGGAAAAGATACGCATGAATTCATGGTCTTATCTGAAGTCGGTGAAGATACAATTGCCTACTCTGATACTTCTGACTATGCAGCCAACGTTGAGATGGCACCAGTTATCTTAACTAAAGAAAGAAGTACTGAAACAGAAAAACCGTTAGAAAAAATTGCAACACCTGGACAGAAAACGATTGAGGATGTAGCAGCATTTCTTAAGGTATCTCAGCAGCAATGCATCAAAACGTTATTATTCAAAGTGGATGATAAGTATGTTGCGGTTCTAGTTCGCGGCGATCATGAAGTAAATGATATTAAATTGAAAAACTTCTATGATGCTGGATCTGTGGAGCTTGCTTCACCAGCAGAAACACAAGAGATACTAGGCTGTTCAGTGGGCTCTTTAGGACCTGTGGGATTAAAAGAAGTAGAAGTACTAGCCGACCAAGAAGTTGAATTCCTTGTTAATGCGGTGACAGGTGCAAATGAAGAAGATTTCCATTATATGAATGTGAATCCAAATCGTGATTTTGAAGTATCACAGTATACAGATCTTCGTTTCATTCAAGAAGGAGACAATTCACCAGACGGTCAGGGTACGATTAAATTTGCTAAAGGTATCGAAGTAGGACATGTCTTTAAGCTCGGTACTAGGTATAGTGAAGCGATGAACGCTGTTTATCTGGATGAAAATGGCCGCTCCCAACCAATGATCATGGGTTGTTATGGCATTGGAGTCTCTAGAACACTTGCTGCTGTCGCTGAACAATTTAATGATGAAAACGGTTTGCTATGGCCATCGAATTTAGCTCCGTATCAAGTACATTTGATTCCTGTTAATATGAAGGATGATACACAAGCAGCTGTTGCTGAAGAATTGTATCAAGACCTTAAGACACAAGGATTAGCTGTTTTGATGGATGATCGTAAAGAGCGTGCGGGAGTTAAATTTGCTGATTCTGATTTAATTGGTTTACCTGTTAGAGTGACGGTTGGTAAAAAGGCAGCCGATGGAATCCTAGAAGTGAAAATTAGAAAAACTGGTGAAGTTCTCGAGGTAACTAAAGCAGAACTTGCTGAAACGCTAAAAGGGCTTCTGTAA